A single genomic interval of Cellvibrio sp. PSBB023 harbors:
- a CDS encoding condensation domain-containing protein: MNDALVSQKLLNEILTLVAVKLNVDADTLSADTDLFAAGLDSITLMGFVAFWRSAGHQVDFATLAHEPRANAWVRHLSLPLTPSAHTQGSINNKLTTRKPTQHNEPFALAPMQYAYWLGRDPKQPLGGVSAHLYTEFQRRIDTTNGHSINPERLSSALRKLAERHPSLRLKVTTDGKQLHLPVEQVIPLKVNDLRKTTTEKANEQLDATRHLYSSQMLNIEAGEVLAAALSLLPDGSSRLHLDVDMIAADAVSYRTLLRELALLYENIDTVLPPLVATYRDFREASEKRWPTVKETDGKWWHDRLSELPEGPQLPLNNSPYSHPQTTRRHFYFSPELRSQLYAQCLQRGLTPAAVLATVLAETLAGWSSEPRFLLNVPLFLRPMGNQDLSGVVGDFSSSVMLDVDLSGRDAFHERAKHVQHRLHQDVTHAEYNGVQVLRDLGRLKGRQVIAPVVFTSALNLGELFDPAVRRVFGDPIWIISQGPQVLLDTQVTELDDGLLLNWDCREDAFVDGVLDVMFTFFRQSVEALAATEVAWSNCLADALPTERVRPQVTCYAPTLQNKPAAAPRTPIERAVASVWCAVIGGDGNNIHQNLFAAGGDSVLANTLVAQLREIFGVAALDMQRLFNSPTIAGLAEVISTSGDPEHIAHIATIYCEIMALDDEALIAEFDEAAS; the protein is encoded by the coding sequence ATGAATGATGCATTAGTGTCACAAAAATTACTGAATGAAATACTCACGCTGGTTGCCGTAAAACTGAATGTCGATGCGGATACCCTGTCTGCCGATACCGACCTCTTTGCTGCAGGTCTGGACTCCATAACACTCATGGGGTTCGTCGCCTTTTGGCGTTCAGCCGGGCACCAAGTCGATTTTGCAACACTGGCTCATGAGCCACGTGCTAACGCGTGGGTACGTCATCTCTCCTTACCATTGACACCATCTGCACATACGCAGGGCTCAATAAACAACAAACTAACAACACGCAAACCCACACAACATAATGAGCCATTTGCCCTGGCCCCCATGCAATACGCCTATTGGTTGGGGCGCGATCCAAAGCAACCACTCGGTGGAGTATCTGCTCACCTTTACACCGAATTTCAACGCCGTATCGATACAACTAACGGACACAGTATCAATCCGGAACGCCTGTCGAGTGCCTTGCGAAAATTAGCAGAACGTCACCCATCATTACGCTTGAAAGTGACAACCGACGGCAAACAACTTCACTTACCTGTTGAGCAAGTAATACCGCTAAAAGTTAACGACTTGCGCAAAACAACGACAGAAAAAGCCAACGAACAACTTGACGCAACACGCCATCTTTATTCATCACAAATGCTTAACATTGAGGCAGGCGAAGTGCTCGCCGCTGCGCTCAGCCTGCTACCTGACGGCAGCAGTCGATTGCATTTGGATGTGGACATGATTGCCGCCGACGCCGTTAGCTACCGAACGCTGCTACGTGAATTAGCCTTGCTTTATGAAAATATCGATACCGTTTTACCACCACTGGTTGCTACCTATCGGGATTTTCGCGAAGCAAGTGAAAAGCGCTGGCCAACCGTCAAAGAAACCGATGGAAAATGGTGGCATGATCGCTTGAGTGAGCTACCGGAGGGGCCACAGCTACCATTGAATAATTCGCCCTATAGCCACCCCCAGACCACACGACGTCATTTTTATTTCTCGCCTGAGCTGCGTAGCCAGCTCTACGCACAATGCCTTCAGCGCGGCTTGACGCCGGCAGCAGTATTGGCAACCGTATTAGCCGAAACACTGGCGGGCTGGAGCAGCGAACCCCGTTTCCTGCTCAATGTTCCACTCTTCCTCCGCCCAATGGGCAATCAGGATTTATCAGGTGTCGTTGGTGACTTCAGTAGTTCAGTGATGCTCGATGTTGATCTAAGCGGACGCGATGCATTCCATGAGCGAGCCAAACATGTTCAACACCGGCTGCATCAGGATGTCACTCACGCTGAATATAACGGCGTACAAGTGCTGCGCGATCTCGGCCGCCTGAAAGGACGGCAGGTAATTGCACCAGTAGTTTTTACTAGCGCGCTTAATTTAGGGGAATTATTCGATCCTGCCGTCAGACGTGTGTTTGGTGATCCAATATGGATTATCTCGCAAGGCCCACAGGTTTTACTCGATACCCAAGTTACCGAACTGGATGATGGATTGTTACTCAATTGGGATTGCCGTGAAGACGCATTTGTCGATGGCGTTCTGGATGTAATGTTTACATTTTTCCGTCAATCGGTTGAGGCACTTGCCGCTACGGAAGTAGCCTGGTCGAACTGCCTTGCAGACGCATTACCAACAGAACGCGTGCGCCCGCAAGTCACCTGTTATGCCCCGACACTACAAAATAAACCTGCTGCAGCCCCCAGGACGCCAATAGAACGAGCAGTAGCTTCCGTTTGGTGCGCTGTTATTGGCGGTGATGGCAATAATATTCACCAGAATTTGTTTGCGGCAGGGGGAGATTCGGTGCTGGCGAATACCCTGGTTGCACAACTGCGTGAAATTTTTGGTGTTGCCGCACTGGACATGCAACGCTTATTTAACTCACCCACGATTGCCGGCCTGGCAGAGGTCATCAGCACCAGCGGAGACCCTGAGCACATCGCCCATATTGCTACCATTTATTGTGAAATTATGGCGCTTGATGATGAAGCACTGATCGCTGAATTTGATGAGGCCGCATCATGA
- a CDS encoding amino acid adenylation domain-containing protein — protein sequence MTQDKKTLYAHNDSLHGRFEQQTAHWPQRIALSYRNQHLTYQQLNQKANASAEQLRSAGICPGDLVALMLPRGLDQVIQLLAILKAGAGYVPIDPNYPVERVEWMLESSNPICLLTQPDICDRLWETGLPESLSKRVLWVDTHESLSITRTIADSERSALPSLNNTDTGNPLTIAYIIFTSGSTGKPKGVAVGHHQVISLLDAVIPKLRCDHTDVWTLFHSLAFDFSVWEIWGALTTGGRLCIVPQDIAWSPDSFSTLLREEQVTILNQTPSAFYALTQTESRIGAQGAPALALRNVIFGGEALNMHQIKRWWTCYSPGQPRLINMYGITETTVHVTWIELTPNMAETDGSPIGEAIPGLDVYLLDNTLSHVADGEPGEMYVGGQQLALGYLGRPDLTASRFIANPFQPGERLYRSGDLAIRREGQLFYVGRADRQLKVRGFRIEPAEVEAAIETHPAIQRCAILPQPSNNAQTADGLIAFLIAKPNMSALPDALTLRHYLTAQLPVHCLPSTFLYLETLPLTVNGKLDQSALLQHWRSQQHQNSHQRRLDLLHARLTVTTQSSHTKNREGDCLYE from the coding sequence ATGACGCAGGATAAAAAAACCTTATATGCACACAACGATAGTTTGCATGGCCGTTTTGAACAGCAAACAGCACATTGGCCACAACGGATTGCGCTGAGCTACCGAAACCAACATTTGACATATCAGCAACTCAATCAGAAAGCGAATGCAAGCGCGGAACAATTACGCTCAGCCGGTATTTGTCCTGGCGATTTAGTGGCGCTGATGCTACCTCGCGGTTTGGATCAGGTAATCCAACTGTTAGCGATACTGAAAGCGGGGGCAGGATACGTGCCTATAGACCCCAATTATCCTGTGGAGCGGGTCGAATGGATGCTTGAATCCAGCAACCCCATTTGCCTGCTCACACAGCCCGATATCTGTGATCGTTTATGGGAGACAGGGCTTCCAGAGTCCTTGAGTAAACGGGTTTTATGGGTAGATACCCATGAGAGCTTATCCATCACACGAACAATAGCTGATTCAGAGCGCAGCGCCCTTCCATCACTGAACAACACAGACACCGGTAATCCATTAACCATTGCCTATATTATTTTTACCTCCGGCTCCACCGGCAAACCAAAAGGTGTAGCTGTAGGCCACCATCAAGTGATAAGCCTACTTGATGCGGTGATCCCCAAACTTCGCTGTGATCACACTGATGTATGGACACTGTTCCATTCACTCGCCTTCGACTTTTCGGTGTGGGAAATATGGGGAGCGCTCACGACTGGCGGACGCTTGTGCATAGTCCCTCAAGATATTGCCTGGTCACCTGATTCGTTTTCCACACTGTTGCGCGAAGAACAGGTCACAATTCTGAATCAAACGCCTTCTGCATTTTATGCGTTAACCCAAACCGAAAGTCGCATAGGTGCACAAGGTGCGCCAGCACTGGCATTACGCAACGTCATTTTTGGCGGCGAGGCGCTCAACATGCACCAGATCAAGCGCTGGTGGACATGTTATTCACCGGGGCAACCTCGACTGATTAATATGTATGGTATTACCGAGACAACCGTTCATGTCACCTGGATTGAACTGACACCAAACATGGCTGAGACAGATGGCAGTCCAATCGGTGAAGCGATTCCGGGGCTTGACGTTTATTTGCTGGATAACACCTTGAGCCATGTTGCCGACGGAGAGCCCGGCGAAATGTATGTTGGAGGACAACAACTGGCATTGGGTTATTTAGGGCGACCGGATTTGACAGCAAGCCGCTTTATTGCCAACCCCTTCCAACCAGGAGAGCGCTTATACCGATCTGGAGATTTAGCCATAAGGCGTGAAGGCCAACTATTTTATGTTGGGCGTGCTGATCGACAATTGAAAGTTCGTGGTTTTCGCATTGAACCCGCCGAAGTTGAAGCCGCCATTGAAACACACCCTGCGATTCAACGCTGCGCCATACTCCCTCAACCATCCAACAATGCACAAACTGCTGATGGACTAATCGCATTCTTGATTGCCAAGCCAAACATGAGTGCCCTGCCCGATGCATTAACACTGCGTCACTACCTCACCGCACAACTTCCTGTGCACTGCTTGCCTTCCACATTTCTTTATCTCGAGACTCTGCCATTAACCGTCAATGGAAAACTCGATCAATCGGCGTTGCTACAACATTGGCGATCGCAACAACACCAGAACTCACATCAGCGACGACTGGATTTGCTGCATGCGCGACTGACCGTTACAACCCAATCATCACACACGAAAAATAGAGAAGGAGATTGCCTGTATGAATGA
- a CDS encoding MbtH family NRPS accessory protein produces MSDSVFDDDSLTFLVLVNDEYQYSLWPDMLPIPNGWHHTLGPTSRQHCLDWLSTHWTDLRPYSLRQTDGAKAS; encoded by the coding sequence ATGAGTGACAGTGTATTTGACGATGATTCGCTTACATTTCTGGTTTTAGTCAATGATGAATACCAGTACTCACTATGGCCGGACATGCTGCCCATTCCCAATGGTTGGCACCACACCTTGGGGCCAACATCGCGCCAGCATTGCCTGGACTGGCTGTCCACTCACTGGACAGATTTACGCCCCTATTCCCTGCGGCAAACAGATGGAGCCAAGGCATCATGA